A region of Pseudomonas sp. Marseille-Q3773 DNA encodes the following proteins:
- a CDS encoding nuclear transport factor 2 family protein gives MTATELVNAYYAAFNAGDMPAFLALLSEDVIHDVNQGERQMGKARFAAFMDKMNRCYRERLADIVVMQNADGSRAAAEFTVHGEYLADDEGLPPANGQTYVLPAGAFFYIHCGKIARVTNYYNLNDWVEQVA, from the coding sequence ATGACCGCTACCGAACTGGTAAATGCGTACTACGCGGCTTTCAACGCCGGTGACATGCCGGCCTTTCTTGCCCTGCTCAGCGAAGACGTGATCCACGACGTCAACCAGGGCGAGCGGCAGATGGGCAAGGCCCGGTTTGCCGCGTTCATGGACAAGATGAACCGCTGCTACCGCGAACGCCTGGCGGACATCGTGGTGATGCAGAATGCCGATGGCAGCCGGGCGGCGGCGGAATTCACCGTGCATGGCGAATACCTGGCCGATGATGAAGGCCTGCCGCCGGCCAACGGCCAGACCTACGTGCTGCCGGCGGGGGCGTTCTTCTATATCCACTGCGGCAAGATTGCCCGGGTGACCAATTACTACAACCTCAATGACTGGGTTGAGCAAGTGGCCTGA
- a CDS encoding GNAT family N-acetyltransferase has protein sequence MEIRLLHGAAIAPYIDDLARLRLTVFREFPYLYDGTPEYEADYLATYARSGRSLVVLALDDGKVVGASTGLPLVDVGAEFQQPFLAQGRDPASVYYFGESVVLPEYRGQGLGVRFFIERESYAHKLAEFDYCAFCAVERPGVHPRRPADYKPLHGFWRNRGFLHDPSLRTRYAWRDLDEAESSDKLMSFWLKELPI, from the coding sequence ATGGAAATACGCCTGTTGCACGGCGCCGCTATCGCGCCTTACATCGATGACCTCGCTCGCCTGCGCCTGACCGTGTTTCGCGAGTTTCCCTACCTGTACGACGGCACCCCGGAGTACGAGGCCGACTACCTGGCCACCTATGCCCGGTCCGGGCGCAGCCTGGTGGTGCTGGCGCTGGACGACGGCAAGGTGGTCGGCGCCTCCACCGGCCTGCCACTGGTGGACGTCGGCGCCGAATTCCAGCAGCCATTCCTGGCCCAGGGGCGCGACCCGGCCAGCGTCTACTACTTCGGTGAGTCGGTGGTACTGCCGGAGTACCGTGGCCAAGGCCTGGGCGTACGCTTTTTCATCGAGCGCGAATCCTACGCGCACAAACTGGCCGAGTTCGATTACTGCGCGTTCTGCGCGGTGGAGCGGCCCGGCGTGCACCCGCGGCGCCCCGCAGACTACAAGCCCCTGCATGGCTTCTGGCGTAATCGTGGCTTCCTGCACGACCCGTCGCTGCGCACCCGCTACGCCTGGCGTGACCTGGACGAAGCGGAAAGCTCCGACAAACTGATGTCGTTCTGGCTCAAGGAACTGCCGATATGA
- a CDS encoding DJ-1/PfpI family protein translates to MTAKKILMLVGDFVEDYEVMVPFQALGMVGHTVHAVCPEKVAGQTVRTAIHDFEGDQTYSEKPGHNFALNYDFVRVRAEGYDALLIPGGRAPEYLRLDERVLELVRAFDQAGKPIAAVCHGAQLLAAAGVLEGRECSAYPACAPEVRLAGGTFIDIAVDQAHVDGNLVTAPAWPAHPAWLAAFLKVLGTRIA, encoded by the coding sequence ATGACGGCTAAGAAGATTCTCATGTTGGTCGGCGACTTCGTTGAAGATTACGAGGTCATGGTGCCATTCCAGGCCTTGGGCATGGTTGGGCATACGGTGCATGCAGTTTGTCCGGAAAAGGTCGCGGGGCAGACCGTGCGCACGGCCATCCATGATTTCGAGGGTGACCAGACCTACAGCGAAAAGCCCGGGCACAACTTTGCCCTGAACTACGATTTCGTCCGGGTGCGGGCCGAGGGCTATGACGCATTGCTGATTCCCGGTGGCCGTGCGCCGGAGTACCTGCGCCTGGATGAGCGGGTGCTGGAACTGGTACGGGCATTCGACCAGGCTGGCAAGCCGATCGCGGCGGTATGCCATGGTGCCCAGTTGTTGGCGGCGGCCGGCGTGCTGGAAGGGCGCGAATGCAGTGCGTACCCGGCGTGCGCCCCGGAAGTGCGCTTGGCGGGCGGGACATTCATCGATATCGCAGTGGACCAGGCACATGTGGACGGCAACCTGGTGACGGCACCGGCATGGCCGGCACATCCGGCGTGGTTGGCGGCGTTCCTCAAGGTGCTTGGTACCCGTATTGCCTGA
- a CDS encoding phosphatidylserine/phosphatidylglycerophosphate/cardiolipin synthase family protein, whose protein sequence is MAGPVFPWRDGNHFELLIDGPEFFPRMLLAIMRAEFQIDLELYLVEAGDCADTVVEALERAALRGVRVRCLFDDYGSLAFNSTSRQRLLDAGVYLRWYNRLRWKRGLRNLYRDHRKLLLVDQRWAVVGGTGVTDEFWTPGEATSEWHEVMVQMQGPVVNDWQLLFDRQWHANNRRTAWRPAEGFGLPRLPKVPAQGQGMGRVAYADARQHQDILHSLVRAINSGKRRVWLATPYFLPTWSVRRSLRRAAGKGVDVRLLLTGPRTDHPSVRYAGHRYYPRLLRAGVRIYEYQPCFLHLKMVLIDDWVSIGSCNFDHWNLRFNLEANIEALDPPLTAAVQASFERDFALSEVVDLSHWHARPLWRRVKQRLWGWLDRLVVNLLDRRD, encoded by the coding sequence ATGGCCGGGCCAGTCTTCCCCTGGCGGGATGGCAACCACTTCGAACTGCTGATCGACGGGCCCGAGTTCTTTCCGCGCATGCTCCTGGCGATCATGCGCGCCGAGTTCCAGATCGACCTGGAACTGTACCTGGTCGAGGCCGGCGACTGCGCGGACACGGTAGTCGAGGCGCTTGAACGGGCAGCGCTTCGCGGTGTGCGGGTGCGTTGCCTGTTCGACGACTATGGTTCGCTGGCTTTCAACAGCACATCGCGCCAGCGCTTGCTGGATGCCGGGGTGTACCTGCGCTGGTACAACCGCCTGCGCTGGAAACGTGGCCTGCGCAACCTGTACCGCGATCACCGCAAGCTGCTGCTGGTCGACCAGCGCTGGGCAGTGGTGGGCGGCACCGGTGTCACCGATGAGTTCTGGACGCCGGGCGAGGCGACCAGTGAATGGCACGAGGTGATGGTGCAGATGCAGGGGCCGGTGGTGAACGACTGGCAATTGCTGTTCGACCGCCAGTGGCACGCCAATAACCGCCGTACCGCCTGGCGCCCCGCCGAGGGCTTTGGCCTGCCACGCCTGCCCAAGGTCCCGGCGCAGGGCCAGGGCATGGGCCGGGTGGCCTATGCCGACGCCCGCCAGCACCAGGACATCCTGCATTCGCTGGTGCGCGCGATCAACAGCGGCAAGCGCCGGGTGTGGTTGGCCACGCCTTACTTCCTGCCGACCTGGAGCGTGCGCCGCTCGCTGCGCCGGGCCGCTGGCAAGGGTGTCGATGTGCGCCTGCTGCTGACCGGCCCGCGCACCGACCACCCATCGGTGCGTTATGCAGGGCACCGTTATTATCCCCGGCTGCTGCGCGCCGGGGTGCGCATCTACGAATACCAGCCGTGTTTCCTGCACCTGAAGATGGTCCTGATCGACGACTGGGTCAGTATCGGTTCGTGCAACTTCGACCACTGGAACCTGCGCTTCAACCTGGAGGCCAATATCGAGGCCCTCGACCCGCCGTTGACGGCTGCCGTACAAGCCAGCTTCGAGCGTGACTTCGCCTTGAGCGAGGTGGTCGACCTCAGTCATTGGCATGCGCGTCCGCTCTGGCGCAGGGTGAAGCAGCGGCTGTGGGGCTGGCTGGACCGCCTGGTGGTCAACTTGCTCGACCGTCGCGACTGA
- a CDS encoding carbon-nitrogen hydrolase family protein: MIRLAACQYAIELHETWDAYAAHLEGLCAEAAAAGARLLLLPEYAGLVLSGQLPAGQRGDLNASIAGIQPLVEPWLALCEGIARRWGIYLQPGSLPVQDGDGQYRNRAWLFGPEGVLGYQDKLMMTRFEREQWDIAPGQGLQVFDTELGRLGILICYDNEFPMLARRLVEEGADLILAPSCTDTEAGYHRVRIGAQARALENQIAVLQSPTVGLAAWSPALDENIGRAGLFVPPDHGMPEDGVIALSEQLSPLRSQWLLCEVDLEEVRRVRREGQVFTRRDWPEQFDRIL; the protein is encoded by the coding sequence ATGATCCGCCTGGCGGCCTGCCAGTATGCGATCGAGTTGCATGAGACCTGGGACGCCTACGCCGCGCACCTGGAGGGCCTGTGCGCCGAGGCCGCGGCGGCGGGGGCGCGCCTGCTGCTGTTGCCGGAGTACGCCGGGCTGGTGCTCAGCGGGCAGTTGCCGGCCGGGCAGCGTGGCGACCTGAATGCCTCGATTGCCGGCATCCAGCCGCTGGTCGAGCCGTGGCTGGCGCTGTGCGAGGGCATTGCCCGACGCTGGGGAATCTACCTGCAGCCCGGCAGCCTGCCGGTGCAGGACGGCGACGGCCAGTACCGTAACCGTGCCTGGCTGTTCGGCCCAGAGGGTGTGCTGGGTTACCAGGACAAGCTGATGATGACCCGTTTCGAACGCGAGCAGTGGGACATCGCCCCAGGCCAGGGGCTGCAGGTGTTCGACACCGAACTGGGGCGCCTGGGGATCCTGATCTGCTACGACAACGAGTTCCCGATGCTGGCCCGGCGCTTGGTGGAGGAAGGTGCCGACCTGATCCTGGCGCCGAGCTGTACCGACACCGAAGCGGGCTATCACCGGGTGCGCATTGGCGCGCAGGCGCGGGCACTGGAGAACCAGATTGCGGTATTGCAGAGCCCCACGGTCGGGCTGGCGGCTTGGTCGCCGGCGCTGGACGAGAATATCGGCCGGGCAGGGTTGTTCGTGCCACCGGATCATGGCATGCCGGAGGACGGCGTAATTGCGCTGAGTGAGCAACTGAGCCCGCTGCGTAGCCAGTGGCTGCTGTGCGAGGTGGACCTGGAAGAAGTGCGGCGGGTGAGGCGGGAAGGGCAGGTGTTTACCCGCAGGGACTGGCCGGAGCAGTTTGACCGAATCCTGTGA
- a CDS encoding amidase, producing MKRVGLLLLLGLSYWAWQERQALADFPGILSAYSAKEYCSCRFVMGFEPEYCQGYVKQWLALSLLEEDRQQQRVTAEGLGRRHQAAWQGPREGCRLLP from the coding sequence ATGAAGCGGGTCGGGCTGCTGCTATTGCTGGGGCTGTCGTACTGGGCCTGGCAAGAGCGCCAGGCCCTGGCCGACTTCCCCGGCATCCTTTCGGCCTACTCGGCCAAGGAATACTGCTCGTGCCGCTTCGTCATGGGGTTCGAGCCGGAGTATTGCCAGGGCTACGTGAAACAATGGCTGGCGCTGAGCCTGCTGGAGGAAGACCGCCAGCAGCAGCGGGTAACCGCCGAAGGCCTGGGGCGGCGCCACCAGGCTGCCTGGCAAGGCCCGCGCGAGGGCTGCCGCTTGCTGCCATGA
- a CDS encoding YceI family protein: MFKLPRLLPALLLAFCLPAHANWHLDGESSRLSFITGKNGDSAEVHRFLVLHGTVDRKGAAGLSIEMDSVSSGIPQRDERMREDLFEVERFAEAKVQAQLDLRPINDLANGAQVELRLPLTVTLHGQSHSYNALLLATRLDERRFQVVTLEPLVLRAEDFGLLPGLQRLRKFAGLKSINPSVPVSAVLIFTAR, translated from the coding sequence ATGTTCAAGTTGCCCCGTCTGCTACCCGCCTTGCTGCTGGCTTTCTGCCTGCCTGCCCACGCCAACTGGCACCTCGATGGCGAGTCGTCGCGCCTGTCGTTCATTACTGGCAAGAACGGTGACAGCGCCGAAGTGCATCGCTTTCTGGTGCTGCATGGTACGGTCGACCGCAAGGGCGCGGCCGGGTTGAGCATCGAGATGGATTCGGTGAGCAGCGGCATTCCCCAGCGTGACGAACGCATGCGCGAGGATCTGTTCGAGGTCGAGCGTTTCGCCGAGGCCAAGGTGCAGGCACAACTGGACCTGCGGCCGATAAACGACCTGGCCAATGGTGCCCAGGTCGAACTGCGCCTGCCACTGACCGTAACCTTGCATGGCCAGTCCCACAGCTACAACGCCCTGCTGCTGGCGACACGCCTCGACGAGCGGCGCTTCCAGGTGGTGACCCTCGAGCCGCTGGTGCTGCGCGCCGAGGATTTCGGCCTGCTGCCCGGGCTGCAACGCCTGCGCAAGTTCGCCGGGCTCAAGTCCATCAACCCGTCGGTACCGGTGAGTGCGGTGCTGATCTTTACCGCCCGCTGA